The Aureispira anguillae genome contains a region encoding:
- a CDS encoding RidA family protein, with translation MIPKEELLYSDRAPKAVGAYPHARKVGNLLFLSGVGPRKLGSKDIPGVELDDQGNIVSYDIEVQCRAVFDNIRYIVEDCGSSWENIVDVTVFLTNMKDDFKIYNKLYAEYFKDNQPCRTTCEINCLPTPIGIELKVIATID, from the coding sequence ATGATTCCAAAAGAAGAATTATTGTATTCTGATAGAGCGCCCAAGGCAGTTGGCGCTTACCCTCATGCTCGAAAGGTCGGAAACCTTTTGTTTTTGTCTGGTGTAGGACCAAGAAAACTAGGTTCTAAGGATATTCCTGGAGTGGAATTAGATGACCAAGGAAATATTGTTTCCTATGATATTGAAGTACAGTGTCGTGCTGTATTTGATAATATTCGTTATATTGTAGAGGATTGTGGTTCTAGTTGGGAAAATATCGTTGATGTGACGGTCTTTTTGACCAATATGAAAGATGACTTTAAAATCTACAACAAACTCTATGCAGAGTATTTTAAGGATAATCAACCTTGCAGAACGACTTGTGAAATCAACTGCCTACCTACACCTATTGGTATAGAACTAAAAGTTATTGCTACCATAGACTAG
- a CDS encoding aldehyde dehydrogenase, with protein sequence MQKLQNYINGKLMPPCSEEYIDNFEPATGQVYSLIPNSGAEDVALAVQAAQAAFPAWSTTPIAKRSKILLRISTLIEENLERLALAESMDNGKPLWLARMVDIPRAASNFHFYATAIHHYAAGAHAMTNQAINYTLRDAIGVVGCISPWNLPLYLFSWKIAPALAAGNCVVAKPSEVTPMTAYLLSELCIEAGLPAGVLNIVHGLGHSAGNAIVEHDHVKAISFTGGTQTGAHIAKIAAPKFKKLSLELGGKNPNIIFADCDYDKMLATTMRSSFANQGQICLCGSRIFVERPIYERFKKDFVARTKNLVVGDPNQEDSKMGAVVSKAHQEKVLSYIKLAKEEGGSVLAGGNALQLEGRCQEGYFIAPTIIEGLDYNCRTNQEEIFGPVVTIMPFDTEEEVLGYANSVQYGLAATLWTSNVSRATKMAQQIHAGIVWVNCWLLRDLRTPFGGVKASGVGREGGFHALDFFTEPKNVCIQY encoded by the coding sequence ATGCAAAAGCTACAAAACTATATTAATGGTAAATTGATGCCTCCTTGTTCAGAGGAATATATTGATAATTTTGAACCTGCAACAGGGCAGGTGTATTCTTTGATTCCCAATTCGGGAGCAGAGGATGTTGCACTCGCTGTTCAAGCTGCTCAAGCGGCGTTCCCAGCTTGGTCTACGACTCCAATTGCCAAGCGTTCTAAAATTTTACTTCGCATTTCAACGCTAATCGAAGAAAACTTAGAACGCTTAGCCTTGGCTGAATCTATGGACAATGGAAAACCGCTTTGGTTGGCAAGGATGGTTGATATTCCACGGGCAGCAAGCAATTTTCATTTTTATGCTACGGCAATTCATCATTATGCTGCTGGAGCGCATGCCATGACCAATCAGGCCATTAATTATACCTTGCGAGATGCGATTGGTGTAGTGGGCTGTATTTCACCTTGGAATTTACCCTTGTATTTGTTTAGTTGGAAAATAGCTCCTGCTTTGGCGGCAGGGAATTGTGTGGTGGCTAAACCGTCAGAAGTTACTCCTATGACGGCTTATTTGTTGTCTGAACTTTGTATAGAAGCAGGTTTGCCAGCAGGTGTTCTGAATATTGTGCATGGTTTAGGGCATTCTGCGGGGAATGCGATTGTTGAGCACGACCATGTAAAAGCAATTTCATTTACTGGAGGAACTCAAACAGGGGCGCACATTGCAAAAATTGCAGCCCCTAAATTCAAAAAACTATCCTTGGAGTTGGGCGGGAAAAATCCTAATATCATTTTCGCAGATTGTGATTATGATAAGATGTTGGCAACTACCATGCGTTCTTCTTTTGCCAATCAAGGGCAAATTTGCCTTTGTGGTTCTCGTATTTTTGTAGAGCGTCCAATTTATGAACGATTCAAAAAAGATTTTGTCGCTAGAACTAAAAACCTTGTGGTGGGGGATCCTAATCAGGAGGATAGCAAAATGGGGGCGGTGGTTTCTAAAGCTCATCAAGAGAAAGTTTTGTCTTATATTAAGCTAGCAAAAGAAGAAGGTGGCTCTGTGCTGGCAGGGGGCAATGCTTTGCAATTGGAGGGGCGTTGTCAAGAGGGCTATTTTATAGCTCCAACCATTATTGAGGGCTTGGATTATAATTGTAGAACGAACCAAGAAGAAATTTTTGGACCTGTAGTGACGATTATGCCATTTGATACAGAAGAAGAAGTGTTGGGCTATGCTAATAGTGTCCAATATGGTTTGGCTGCTACGTTGTGGACTAGCAATGTTAGTCGAGCAACTAAAATGGCACAGCAAATACATGCTGGGATTGTTTGGGTGAATTGTTGGCTATTGCGTGACTTAAGAACGCCTTTTGGCGGAGTTAAAGCTTCTGGGGTTGGGCGTGAAGGAGGGTTCCATGCTTTGGACTTTTTTACTGAACCTAAGAATGTTTGTATCCAATACTAA
- a CDS encoding GAF domain-containing protein yields MTIDKHQAYQQAVREINAILEEETNMILKMATINCVLKQYLPYYYWVGFYCVNEGQLMVGPYQGTLGCLHIPFSKGICGRAAQTEKTQVVANVHDDPAHIACDSRTNSEIVLPVWDNEGQLIAVFDIDSTELASFDKVDQTYLEALLELHFRQNKLIKSYL; encoded by the coding sequence ATGACAATAGATAAACATCAAGCTTATCAACAAGCTGTTCGTGAAATCAATGCAATTTTGGAAGAGGAGACCAATATGATTTTAAAAATGGCGACCATAAACTGCGTCCTAAAGCAGTATTTACCCTATTATTATTGGGTAGGTTTTTATTGTGTTAATGAAGGACAGTTGATGGTAGGACCCTATCAGGGAACATTGGGCTGTCTGCATATTCCTTTTTCCAAGGGCATTTGTGGACGTGCTGCTCAAACGGAAAAAACTCAGGTGGTGGCTAATGTACATGACGACCCTGCGCACATTGCTTGTGATAGTCGAACAAATTCAGAAATTGTCTTGCCCGTTTGGGATAATGAAGGGCAATTAATTGCAGTTTTTGATATTGATAGTACAGAACTGGCTTCCTTTGATAAGGTCGATCAAACGTATTTAGAGGCGCTGTTGGAGCTGCACTTTCGTCAAAACAAATTGATTAAATCTTATCTCTAA
- a CDS encoding SDR family oxidoreductase, whose translation MKTERVLLAGATGYLGRYIAAELVAQKYTTKLIVRNQRQAKFDASIVEIQEAQVTQKNTLKGICKNIDVVISTVGITRQKDGLTYMDVDYQANMNLLEEAIKEGVQKFIYISAINGDQYRHLKIFEAKERFVDALKESGLEYVIVRPNGFFSDMKDFLKMAERGTVYLFGDGNYQLNPIHGADLAEACVQAIGQKKQELIIGGPDVMTQNELAELALKAWSSKSKIVHLPDWIRKAIIVGMRWFTSSKTYGPIEFFLTAMAADNVAPIYGTHRLVDFFNEMVQKSKIKNDNR comes from the coding sequence ATGAAAACAGAGCGAGTTTTATTGGCGGGAGCAACAGGGTATTTAGGGCGTTATATAGCAGCGGAATTAGTAGCGCAAAAATATACCACTAAATTAATTGTTCGGAATCAACGTCAGGCGAAATTTGATGCATCCATTGTTGAGATACAAGAAGCACAGGTTACCCAAAAGAATACCTTGAAAGGTATTTGTAAAAATATAGATGTCGTGATTAGCACGGTAGGGATTACTCGGCAAAAAGATGGGCTTACTTATATGGATGTCGATTACCAAGCTAATATGAATTTATTGGAGGAAGCAATAAAAGAAGGCGTACAGAAATTTATTTACATCTCTGCGATTAATGGAGATCAATATCGTCACTTGAAAATTTTTGAAGCCAAAGAGCGCTTTGTTGATGCCTTAAAAGAATCGGGATTGGAATATGTGATTGTTCGACCCAATGGCTTTTTTTCGGACATGAAAGATTTTTTGAAAATGGCAGAAAGAGGGACGGTTTATTTATTTGGTGATGGGAACTACCAATTAAATCCTATCCATGGGGCTGATTTGGCAGAGGCTTGTGTACAAGCAATTGGACAAAAGAAGCAAGAACTAATCATTGGAGGGCCTGATGTAATGACACAAAATGAATTGGCTGAATTGGCTTTGAAGGCCTGGTCAAGTAAATCTAAAATTGTACATTTGCCAGATTGGATTCGAAAAGCAATTATTGTAGGAATGAGATGGTTCACGTCTTCTAAAACTTATGGACCAATTGAGTTCTTTTTAACGGCTATGGCAGCAGATAATGTTGCTCCAATTTATGGAACCCATCGATTAGTAGATTTTTTTAATGAAATGGTTCAAAAAAGTAAAATAAAAAATGACAATAGATAA
- a CDS encoding Crp/Fnr family transcriptional regulator, producing MIEQFILRIKEYISVQEEEVAYLRNRLVIKRYKKDEIIFSEGEVARTIYFVLDGCVRLFYNVKGNYKTAFFYTEGKFICAGESYNLGTPARENYQAIEDTVLVHFDKKMNEELVHQFPVFGDLALIVTEQELIAYQKILASFITKSPEERYLELLAENGALFLRVQQQYIASYLGVTPETLSRIKKRIAQK from the coding sequence ATGATAGAGCAATTTATATTGAGAATCAAGGAGTATATTAGTGTGCAAGAAGAAGAGGTTGCGTATTTGAGAAATCGGTTGGTTATAAAACGATATAAAAAAGATGAAATTATTTTCTCGGAAGGGGAGGTAGCACGAACGATTTACTTTGTGTTGGATGGTTGTGTACGCTTGTTTTATAATGTGAAAGGCAATTATAAAACTGCTTTTTTTTATACGGAGGGGAAATTTATTTGCGCTGGCGAAAGCTATAATTTAGGAACCCCTGCTAGGGAGAATTATCAAGCAATAGAAGATACGGTTTTGGTTCATTTTGACAAGAAGATGAATGAAGAATTGGTGCATCAATTTCCTGTCTTTGGTGATCTTGCTTTGATTGTAACAGAGCAGGAGCTAATAGCCTACCAGAAGATATTGGCTTCTTTTATTACCAAATCTCCTGAGGAAAGATATCTAGAGTTATTGGCAGAGAATGGAGCTTTATTTCTACGAGTACAGCAGCAATATATAGCTTCCTATTTAGGAGTGACTCCAGAGACGTTGAGTCGAATAAAAAAAAGAATTGCCCAAAAATGA